The following coding sequences are from one Candidatus Aminicenantes bacterium window:
- a CDS encoding MFS transporter, translating to MTQAADDPKPRGRFRWTVCALLFAAATINYIDRQVIGILAPTLQKIFGWSEVDYGYIVTAFQAAYAIGLAVFGRLVDRFGTRLGYTAAILFWSLAAMAHAAARSAIGFGMARFALGLGESGNFPNAIKSVAEWFPKRERAFATGIFNAGTNVGALIAPAMVPWLTIKFGWPAAFIATGAIGFIWIIFWLAFYEIPERKRGLDPRELAYIQSDPIETSTEKIPWLKLLRYRQTWAFVLGKFLTDPIWWFYLYWLAKFLNARFGLTLSGLSLPLIAVYLMTDVGSVGGGWASSALIKRGHSVNASRKRVMLVCALLVVPVIAAPKSTTVAMAVLLIGIAASAHQAWSANIFTFVSDMFPKRAVGSVTGLGGAAGAAGGMLFASGAGHIIEKTGSYTILFIIAGSAYLLALLIIQLLAPRLEPADL from the coding sequence ATGACACAGGCAGCCGACGATCCCAAACCCCGCGGGCGGTTCCGCTGGACCGTCTGCGCCCTTCTCTTTGCCGCCGCGACGATCAATTACATCGATCGGCAGGTCATCGGCATCCTGGCCCCCACCTTGCAGAAGATCTTCGGCTGGAGCGAGGTCGACTACGGATACATCGTGACGGCCTTCCAGGCCGCCTACGCCATCGGCTTAGCCGTCTTCGGCCGCCTTGTCGACCGCTTCGGGACCCGACTCGGCTACACCGCCGCCATTCTGTTCTGGAGCCTCGCCGCCATGGCCCACGCCGCGGCCCGCTCCGCCATCGGCTTCGGCATGGCCCGCTTCGCCCTCGGACTGGGCGAATCCGGCAACTTTCCGAATGCGATTAAAAGCGTCGCCGAGTGGTTCCCCAAGCGCGAGCGAGCTTTTGCCACCGGCATCTTCAACGCCGGGACCAACGTCGGGGCGCTCATCGCCCCGGCCATGGTGCCGTGGCTGACGATCAAGTTCGGCTGGCCGGCCGCCTTCATCGCCACCGGCGCCATCGGCTTTATCTGGATCATTTTCTGGCTGGCCTTCTACGAGATTCCGGAACGCAAGCGCGGCCTCGATCCCCGCGAGCTGGCCTATATCCAGAGCGATCCGATCGAAACCTCGACCGAGAAGATCCCCTGGCTCAAGCTCCTGCGCTACCGCCAGACCTGGGCTTTCGTCTTAGGCAAGTTCCTGACCGACCCGATCTGGTGGTTCTACCTTTACTGGCTGGCCAAGTTTCTCAACGCCCGTTTCGGCCTGACCCTGTCCGGTTTGAGCCTGCCGCTCATCGCCGTCTACCTGATGACCGATGTCGGCAGCGTCGGCGGCGGGTGGGCCTCCTCGGCCCTGATCAAGCGGGGCCATTCCGTCAACGCTTCGCGCAAGCGGGTCATGCTCGTTTGCGCCCTTTTGGTCGTACCCGTCATCGCCGCGCCCAAATCCACGACGGTCGCCATGGCCGTCCTGCTCATCGGGATCGCCGCCTCGGCCCATCAGGCCTGGTCGGCTAACATCTTCACCTTTGTCTCCGACATGTTCCCCAAGCGGGCGGTGGGCTCGGTGACGGGGTTGGGCGGGGCCGCGGGCGCCGCGGGCGGGATGCTCTTCGCCTCCGGCGCGGGCCACATCATCGAGAAGACGGGAAGCTATACGATCCTCTTTATCATCGCCGGCTCGGCCTACCTGCTCGCGTTATTGATTATCCAGCTGCTCGCCCCGCGTTTGGAACCGGCGGATCTGTAA
- a CDS encoding glycosyl hydrolase-related protein produces MDAQQSPVPFRIHILSSSHQDIAWMDSPEACMKYRDENCITPALEMMRTHPDYRFVMENMLNLREYLERHPDRRAEIERYTREGRMEWGATYTQPYESLLTGEELIRQVYYGRRWLIKNFPGCDAKVYFNPDVPGRALQMQQILSKAGVPYMVISRYHEGFYRWASPDGSSVLAFTPGHYGNSSALLNAKPEEAAVKAIAGKLDKMAPLYKQGGWPAEMPLLHSEDFSKPTDYRSLIALWNQTKPGTTMQYSSARAFFEALDKGTPPFRRVEGERPNMWLYIHGPTHHWAVDAHRRAGLLLPAAEMFSVASAVLKGSWSGYPAESLTEAWRCAVYPDHGWGGKEGQVTDRLFRKTYEFAAETGEAVLAKAQKEIAGRVKTIADKGAPMVVFNDLAWARTGPVIVEVPKAAGASSVRDAAGAATPIQVLPALPEQAADKQRVEFIVRDIPPAGYATYYYKPEGGAANPAPILNSPPEIYENAFYRAEFAGGGLRGLYDKQLGREVIKTDKFLGFEIFTMQSVGNGAGEFGRVQAPTMEGFDKLSRHNPAWSFAADESGPVKDVFKFRQVLSDCTVEEKLIFYKAVKRIDCEVALLGWDGSPYREFRLAVPVAAAKGDVAYEVPMGVVEVGKSEAKGTGGPAYGSLVYDQEMSDIRPREVQNFLYAGDGALGVTMTTPVAVNDYVDPTDNPVAYPVLQGLLLASRRSCHGQGNWYLQEGDHHYRFSLTSHRPGWRNGYKDGIAANHDLRAVAVSAAGAGASLPESESFFALSAENVLFGTVKKAEDDDGVILRCYDIEGRSAQVRLGGGLKWAGAETTSIIELESKPLPPTGSEIAFKVGPYAIETLKLRPSAKER; encoded by the coding sequence ATGGACGCCCAACAATCGCCCGTCCCGTTCCGGATCCACATCCTATCCTCGAGCCACCAGGACATCGCCTGGATGGACAGCCCCGAGGCTTGCATGAAGTACCGGGACGAAAACTGCATTACGCCCGCCCTGGAGATGATGCGGACCCATCCGGACTATCGCTTCGTGATGGAGAACATGCTCAACCTGCGTGAGTACCTCGAGCGCCACCCCGACCGGCGGGCCGAGATTGAGCGCTACACCCGGGAGGGGCGGATGGAGTGGGGGGCCACTTACACCCAGCCCTACGAATCGCTGCTGACCGGCGAAGAGCTGATCCGTCAGGTCTATTACGGCCGCCGCTGGCTAATCAAGAACTTCCCCGGCTGCGACGCCAAGGTCTACTTCAACCCCGACGTTCCGGGCCGGGCCCTGCAGATGCAGCAGATCCTGAGCAAGGCCGGCGTGCCCTATATGGTGATCAGCCGCTACCACGAAGGCTTCTACCGCTGGGCCAGCCCCGATGGAAGCTCTGTCCTGGCTTTCACGCCGGGGCATTACGGCAACTCCTCGGCCCTGCTCAACGCCAAGCCGGAGGAAGCCGCGGTCAAGGCCATCGCGGGCAAGCTCGACAAGATGGCGCCGCTCTATAAGCAAGGCGGCTGGCCGGCCGAGATGCCGCTTCTCCATTCGGAGGACTTCTCCAAGCCGACCGATTATCGCTCCCTGATCGCTCTTTGGAATCAAACCAAGCCGGGGACGACGATGCAGTATTCCTCGGCCCGGGCTTTCTTCGAGGCTTTGGACAAGGGCACGCCGCCGTTCCGCCGGGTCGAGGGCGAACGGCCCAATATGTGGCTTTACATCCACGGCCCAACCCATCATTGGGCCGTCGACGCTCATCGGCGGGCGGGCCTTCTGCTTCCCGCGGCCGAGATGTTCAGCGTCGCGTCGGCCGTCCTGAAGGGAAGCTGGAGCGGCTACCCGGCCGAGTCCCTGACCGAGGCCTGGCGCTGCGCCGTCTATCCCGATCACGGCTGGGGCGGCAAGGAGGGGCAGGTCACGGACCGTCTGTTCCGCAAGACCTACGAGTTTGCGGCCGAGACGGGCGAAGCCGTGTTGGCGAAGGCCCAGAAGGAAATCGCCGGGCGCGTCAAGACAATCGCCGATAAGGGCGCTCCGATGGTCGTCTTTAATGACCTGGCTTGGGCCCGGACCGGTCCTGTCATCGTCGAAGTTCCCAAAGCCGCCGGGGCATCGAGCGTCCGTGACGCGGCCGGCGCGGCAACGCCCATCCAGGTTCTGCCGGCGCTTCCGGAGCAGGCCGCGGATAAGCAGCGCGTGGAGTTCATCGTCCGCGACATCCCGCCGGCCGGCTATGCAACCTACTATTATAAGCCGGAGGGCGGGGCCGCGAATCCGGCGCCCATCCTCAACTCGCCGCCCGAGATCTACGAGAACGCCTTCTATCGGGCCGAGTTCGCGGGCGGAGGCCTGCGCGGTTTGTACGACAAGCAGCTCGGTCGCGAGGTCATCAAGACCGACAAGTTCCTGGGCTTCGAAATCTTCACCATGCAATCCGTCGGCAACGGCGCGGGCGAGTTCGGCCGCGTCCAAGCCCCGACCATGGAGGGCTTCGACAAGCTTAGCCGGCACAATCCCGCCTGGTCGTTCGCCGCGGACGAGTCCGGCCCGGTTAAAGACGTTTTTAAATTCCGCCAAGTGCTTTCAGACTGCACGGTCGAGGAAAAGCTTATTTTCTATAAAGCCGTCAAGCGGATCGACTGCGAAGTCGCCCTCCTGGGCTGGGACGGATCGCCCTATCGCGAATTCCGTTTGGCCGTACCCGTGGCGGCGGCCAAGGGCGATGTCGCCTACGAGGTGCCGATGGGGGTGGTGGAGGTCGGCAAGAGCGAGGCCAAGGGCACGGGCGGACCCGCCTACGGCTCGCTCGTCTACGATCAGGAGATGTCGGACATCCGGCCGCGCGAAGTCCAGAATTTTCTCTACGCGGGGGACGGAGCGCTTGGCGTCACGATGACGACACCCGTCGCCGTCAACGATTACGTTGATCCTACCGACAATCCCGTGGCCTATCCCGTGCTTCAGGGCTTGCTGCTGGCGTCGCGCCGCAGCTGCCACGGGCAGGGGAATTGGTATCTCCAGGAGGGAGACCATCACTACCGCTTCTCGCTGACCAGCCATCGGCCCGGGTGGCGGAACGGCTATAAGGACGGCATCGCCGCCAATCACGATCTGAGGGCCGTAGCGGTCTCGGCGGCCGGGGCGGGGGCGTCTCTTCCCGAGAGCGAGAGTTTTTTCGCTCTCTCGGCCGAAAATGTTCTCTTCGGGACGGTTAAAAAAGCCGAGGACGACGACGGCGTCATCCTGCGCTGTTACGACATCGAAGGCCGGTCGGCCCAGGTCCGTCTGGGCGGCGGTTTGAAATGGGCCGGGGCGGAGACGACCAGCATCATCGAGCTCGAGAGCAAGCCTCTGCCGCCGACGGGGAGCGAGATCGCTTTCAAGGTCGGGCCGTACGCCATCGAAACACTGAAGCTCAGGCCCTCGGCCAAAGAGCGCTGA
- a CDS encoding substrate-binding domain-containing protein, translating into MRSPRRFFFFLLLVVALIAAAACRPGGDAGKRGSKSLTLAVIPMGTTHEFWKAIHAGALTAARELGVEIIWKGPLKEDDRNEQIQIVETLTNAGVDALVLTPMDDKALVRPVEEAARLGIPTVIYNSALSGGSYVAYISTDNYRGGVVAAERIGALLGGRGTAILIRVIASVEGSTKREQGFLDTMHSKFPNVKILSDNQYAGVTTETAYQTAENLLNRFPEVQAVFTPNESTTFGALRAIEDHGRAGKLIHVGFDSSSKLIEALGAGRLAGLVLQDPFQMGYKSVKTAVAHLRGEPYEKTVDTGVFLATSENKDDPLIRRLLRPDLSILDR; encoded by the coding sequence ATGCGCTCGCCCCGCCGTTTTTTCTTTTTTCTCCTCCTTGTCGTCGCTTTGATCGCGGCGGCCGCTTGCCGCCCCGGGGGGGATGCGGGCAAGCGCGGGTCCAAATCCTTGACCCTGGCCGTCATCCCGATGGGCACGACCCACGAGTTTTGGAAGGCCATCCATGCCGGCGCCCTGACCGCGGCCCGCGAGCTGGGCGTTGAGATCATCTGGAAAGGCCCGCTCAAGGAAGACGACCGCAACGAGCAGATCCAGATCGTCGAAACCCTGACCAACGCCGGAGTCGACGCCCTAGTCTTGACGCCGATGGACGACAAGGCCCTGGTCCGCCCAGTCGAGGAAGCCGCGCGCCTGGGGATTCCCACGGTCATCTATAACTCGGCCTTGAGCGGCGGTTCTTATGTCGCCTACATCTCGACGGATAATTACCGCGGGGGCGTCGTGGCGGCGGAGCGGATCGGCGCGCTTCTCGGGGGGAGGGGCACGGCCATCCTGATCCGAGTCATCGCCAGCGTCGAGGGCAGCACCAAACGGGAGCAGGGCTTTCTCGACACCATGCACTCCAAGTTCCCGAACGTCAAGATACTGTCGGATAATCAATATGCCGGGGTGACCACCGAGACGGCCTACCAGACGGCCGAGAATCTGCTCAATCGTTTTCCCGAGGTCCAAGCCGTCTTTACGCCCAACGAATCCACCACCTTCGGCGCCCTGCGGGCGATCGAGGATCACGGCCGGGCCGGCAAGCTGATCCATGTCGGCTTCGATTCCTCGAGCAAGCTCATCGAGGCGCTGGGCGCGGGCCGGCTGGCCGGGCTGGTCCTGCAGGACCCCTTCCAGATGGGCTACAAGAGCGTCAAGACGGCCGTGGCCCACCTCCGCGGCGAACCCTACGAGAAGACGGTCGACACGGGCGTCTTCCTGGCCACCTCCGAAAACAAAGACGACCCGCTTATCCGCCGCCTCCTGCGGCCAGACCTCTCCATTCTGGATCGATGA
- a CDS encoding serine hydrolase — MSARSRIAILAAAASLIVGGCQNKPAPESPAKDPAQIQAMENSLKPAMYAKGQPIAAMNILDRMKHYHVPGVSIAVINHGKIEWAKGYGVKEAGGQDPVTPETLFQAASISKPVTALGTLRLVEQGFLDLDAPVNDELISWKVPENEFSKKEKVTLRRLLTHSAGLTVSGFPGYAVSEQIPTPVQVLNGEKPANTPPVRIDTIPGAQWRYCGGGFVVTQLLVSDVSGRPFREYMKTTVLDPLGMRHSTFEQPLSREKSDQAASGHLADGEAVKGKWHIYPELAAAGLWTTPSDLCRFAIEIEKSVAGESNRVISRPMAEKMLTPGTGDWGLGIGLGGATTEEKKSFSHGGGNKGFTCMLFAFVHKGQGAVIMTNSDSGNDLVMEILRALSSVYGWSILQPKETALIEIAPDKLAPYVGDYRATDEPDTPVLVSIEGHQLHVKSPDTGDWALFPISETEFVYLDGGSSINILKGPDGRFDKIQRWGTVLSRKKG; from the coding sequence TTGAGCGCCAGATCAAGAATCGCTATTTTAGCCGCGGCGGCATCGCTCATCGTCGGCGGCTGTCAAAACAAGCCCGCCCCTGAAAGTCCGGCAAAAGATCCGGCCCAAATCCAGGCTATGGAGAACTCCCTAAAGCCGGCCATGTACGCCAAGGGCCAGCCGATCGCCGCCATGAACATCCTGGACCGGATGAAGCACTACCATGTCCCGGGTGTGAGCATCGCCGTCATCAATCATGGGAAGATCGAGTGGGCCAAAGGGTACGGCGTCAAGGAAGCCGGAGGCCAAGATCCGGTGACCCCCGAGACGCTCTTTCAAGCCGCATCCATCAGCAAACCGGTCACGGCACTAGGCACGCTCCGGCTCGTCGAGCAGGGATTTCTCGATCTCGACGCTCCGGTCAACGACGAGCTTATCTCCTGGAAGGTTCCCGAGAACGAATTCTCGAAAAAAGAGAAAGTTACCCTGCGCCGCCTTCTGACCCACAGCGCCGGGTTGACGGTCTCCGGCTTTCCCGGATACGCCGTCTCCGAACAGATCCCGACGCCGGTTCAAGTGCTCAACGGCGAAAAACCCGCCAACACGCCTCCCGTCCGCATCGACACGATCCCCGGAGCGCAATGGCGATATTGTGGCGGCGGGTTCGTGGTGACGCAGCTTCTCGTATCGGATGTGTCGGGCCGGCCTTTTCGGGAATATATGAAAACGACGGTTCTGGACCCCCTGGGTATGCGCCACAGCACGTTCGAGCAGCCGCTCTCTCGGGAAAAATCGGATCAGGCCGCCTCGGGGCACCTTGCGGATGGCGAAGCCGTCAAGGGCAAGTGGCATATCTATCCCGAGCTGGCCGCAGCGGGATTGTGGACGACGCCATCGGACCTCTGCCGCTTCGCCATCGAGATCGAAAAGTCGGTGGCCGGAGAATCCAATCGAGTCATCTCCCGGCCAATGGCCGAAAAGATGTTGACCCCGGGAACTGGGGACTGGGGCCTGGGAATCGGGTTGGGCGGCGCGACGACGGAAGAAAAGAAATCTTTCAGCCATGGCGGGGGCAACAAGGGCTTTACCTGCATGTTGTTCGCGTTTGTCCACAAGGGCCAAGGCGCGGTCATCATGACGAATTCGGATAGCGGGAACGATCTGGTCATGGAAATCCTTCGTGCCCTATCGTCTGTTTACGGCTGGTCGATTCTTCAACCCAAGGAAACGGCTCTCATCGAGATCGCCCCTGACAAGCTCGCCCCGTATGTCGGGGATTATCGCGCAACCGACGAACCCGATACGCCCGTTCTCGTGTCCATCGAAGGCCATCAGCTTCACGTCAAATCCCCGGATACGGGCGATTGGGCCTTGTTCCCCATCTCCGAGACGGAGTTTGTCTACCTGGATGGAGGATCGTCCATTAATATTCTCAAAGGACCAGATGGCCGATTTGACAAAATCCAGCGCTGGGGTACGGTGCTTTCCAGGAAGAAAGGGTGA
- the mgtA gene encoding magnesium-translocating P-type ATPase: protein MNPKTWPASTYWVRSVEDLLAALQGSRLGLSSAEAQERLAESGPNALKRRKKAAPWLLLLRQFKSPLVLILVFAAVISVVTGAWIDASIILAIVVASAVLGFVQEYRAGHAVEKLRSRVTLRANLLRDGEPRIVPAEEVVPGDIVLLSAGSLIPADGAVIQADDFFVNQAILTGETFPVEKKAGAVAENAGLAERTNSVFMGTNVSSGSARVLICETGVRTEFGRIAEKLALRSPETDFERGIRQFGGMLTQVMMALVLVVFAINVFLHKPAVDSLLFAVALAVGVAPELLPAIISITLAKGAQSMAKKGVIVRHLAAIENFGSMDVLCTDKTGTLTLGVVSLDGALDPLGNASDQVLLNAYLNARFQTGLANPLDEAILRQKQPEIGSFVKTEEIPYDFLRKRLSIAVQDTARNSSTYTLITKGALDKVLEASSHILEAGQAVLLDEARQAALLAKFAGWSEQGFRVLGLATKEVAPRERYSVEEESGMTFIGFLLFFDPPKPDALKAISDLKNLGVTLKVITGDNRRVALHVAQATGMKVTGVLTGAELNRMRDEALWQQAERVNLFAEVDPNQKERIISALRKTGHVVGYMGDGINDAPALHAADVGISVDSAVDVAKEAADFVLLDQSLDVLRHGIEQGRRTFANTLKYVFTTTSANFGNMFSMAGLSMFLPFLPLLPKQILLNNFMSDFPAMTIASDAVDPEMVDRPRRWDVAYIRNFMIVFGLISSVFDFLTFGLLLLVLRAGESQFRTGWFVESLFTELFILLVVRTHRSLFKSKPGGWLWGSTLLVGLTAIVLPYLPGVGPIFGFVPLPPVMMAALLGITGLYVAANEFAKQIFYRRIRY, encoded by the coding sequence GTGAACCCGAAGACATGGCCGGCCTCAACCTATTGGGTTCGGTCTGTCGAAGACCTATTGGCCGCGCTGCAGGGCTCTCGGCTCGGCTTGAGCAGCGCGGAGGCGCAAGAGCGTTTGGCCGAATCAGGTCCCAACGCGCTGAAGCGCCGCAAGAAGGCGGCGCCCTGGCTGCTTCTTCTCCGTCAGTTCAAAAGCCCGCTCGTCCTTATCTTGGTTTTTGCGGCCGTCATCTCGGTTGTGACCGGGGCCTGGATTGACGCCAGCATCATTCTCGCCATCGTTGTTGCCAGCGCGGTTTTGGGCTTTGTCCAGGAATACCGGGCCGGTCATGCGGTCGAAAAGCTGCGCAGCCGGGTGACCCTTCGGGCCAACCTCCTGCGCGACGGGGAGCCGCGAATCGTCCCGGCGGAAGAGGTCGTGCCGGGAGATATCGTGCTGCTCTCGGCGGGGAGCCTCATCCCGGCCGATGGGGCCGTGATCCAGGCCGATGATTTCTTCGTCAACCAGGCGATTCTGACCGGCGAGACTTTTCCGGTGGAAAAGAAAGCCGGGGCCGTTGCCGAAAATGCCGGCTTGGCCGAGCGGACAAACAGCGTGTTCATGGGCACCAACGTGAGCAGCGGCAGCGCCCGCGTCCTGATCTGCGAGACGGGCGTGCGCACGGAATTCGGACGGATCGCCGAGAAGCTGGCCTTGCGTTCGCCGGAAACGGATTTCGAGCGCGGCATCCGGCAATTCGGCGGTATGCTGACGCAGGTGATGATGGCTTTGGTCCTGGTCGTGTTCGCCATCAATGTCTTTCTGCATAAGCCGGCAGTGGACTCGCTGCTGTTCGCCGTCGCTCTGGCCGTAGGCGTTGCCCCCGAGCTATTGCCTGCCATCATCAGCATTACCCTGGCCAAGGGCGCGCAGAGCATGGCCAAAAAGGGCGTTATCGTCCGGCATCTGGCCGCGATCGAGAACTTCGGCAGCATGGACGTGCTGTGCACCGATAAAACCGGTACGCTCACTCTGGGTGTCGTCAGCCTGGACGGCGCCTTGGACCCCTTGGGAAACGCCTCCGATCAGGTTCTTCTGAACGCGTACCTCAACGCCCGCTTCCAAACCGGGTTGGCGAACCCTCTGGATGAAGCGATTCTGCGGCAGAAACAACCCGAAATCGGGAGCTTCGTCAAGACGGAAGAGATCCCCTACGATTTTTTGCGCAAACGCCTCAGCATCGCCGTCCAGGATACCGCGCGGAACAGCTCGACGTATACTCTGATCACCAAAGGCGCGCTGGATAAGGTCCTGGAGGCCAGCTCGCATATCCTGGAAGCGGGCCAAGCCGTCTTGTTGGATGAAGCCCGCCAGGCGGCCCTGCTGGCGAAGTTCGCCGGTTGGAGCGAGCAGGGTTTCCGGGTTCTGGGGCTGGCGACCAAAGAGGTCGCTCCGCGGGAGCGCTACTCGGTCGAAGAAGAAAGCGGCATGACTTTTATCGGGTTTTTGCTGTTCTTCGATCCTCCCAAGCCGGATGCTCTCAAGGCTATTTCCGACCTGAAAAATCTGGGCGTCACCCTTAAGGTCATCACCGGCGACAACCGGCGGGTGGCCCTCCATGTGGCCCAGGCGACCGGGATGAAGGTGACGGGTGTCTTGACCGGGGCCGAGCTGAACCGGATGCGAGATGAGGCTTTGTGGCAGCAGGCCGAGCGGGTGAATCTGTTCGCGGAGGTGGATCCGAATCAGAAAGAGCGCATCATTTCGGCTTTGCGCAAGACCGGCCACGTGGTGGGCTACATGGGCGACGGCATCAACGACGCTCCGGCGCTGCACGCCGCCGATGTCGGCATCTCGGTCGACAGCGCGGTCGACGTGGCCAAAGAAGCCGCCGATTTCGTGCTGTTGGATCAGAGCCTGGATGTCCTGCGCCACGGCATCGAACAGGGCCGCCGGACTTTCGCCAACACCTTGAAGTACGTCTTCACCACCACGAGCGCCAATTTCGGCAATATGTTCAGCATGGCGGGCTTGTCGATGTTCCTGCCGTTTTTGCCGCTGCTGCCCAAGCAGATCCTGCTGAACAACTTCATGTCCGATTTCCCGGCCATGACCATCGCCTCCGACGCGGTGGATCCGGAGATGGTGGACAGGCCGCGGCGATGGGACGTGGCTTACATCCGCAATTTCATGATCGTCTTCGGCCTGATCAGCTCCGTCTTCGATTTCCTCACCTTCGGCCTGCTGCTGCTGGTGCTGCGGGCCGGGGAAAGCCAATTCCGCACCGGCTGGTTCGTCGAATCGTTGTTTACGGAGCTGTTCATCCTTCTGGTCGTCCGCACCCACCGGTCGCTGTTCAAGAGCAAGCCGGGGGGCTGGTTGTGGG